ATGGTCAGCCAGATCGAGCGCGGCGAATCCAATCCGACCGTTGCGACGCTTCTGAACCTGACCCGCGCACTGAATGTCGATTTTGCCGGCCTCCTGGGCGAGGAGGCTGCGGAAGATCGTGTCGAAATCCTGCATGAGCACCAGACCCCGGCGCTGGATCGGGCGGGCGATGGCTGCAAGATCCGCATCCTGTCGTCGCCTCAGGACACGGGGCGCTTTGAAGTCTACGAACTGATCTTTGCTGCGGGCGGCAAGCTGGAGAGCAAGCCGCATGAGCGTGGCACCCGCGAACAACTGGTTGCGGAGGAAGGCCGGCTGGAGGTTACCTCCGGTGTCGCCAAGGGCCTGATCGGCAAGGGCGACACCGCCCGCTACGCCGCGGACGTCCCTCATTGCATCACCGCCGTTGACGGCCCAGCGCGCGCCATCCTGATGGTGGTGAAGT
This genomic interval from Labrenzia sp. VG12 contains the following:
- a CDS encoding helix-turn-helix domain-containing protein, translating into MTDSDILARLPERLKKARRTQGLSLEAVEKLSGVSRSMVSQIERGESNPTVATLLNLTRALNVDFAGLLGEEAAEDRVEILHEHQTPALDRAGDGCKIRILSSPQDTGRFEVYELIFAAGGKLESKPHERGTREQLVAEEGRLEVTSGVAKGLIGKGDTARYAADVPHCITAVDGPARAILMVVKF